The following coding sequences lie in one Methylosinus sp. PW1 genomic window:
- a CDS encoding FIST N-terminal domain-containing protein, which yields MSKFIYAHAGDADWKSALASCLEQIERQRADAPAPNLGWCYLTDYFTQAASDILAALRARLPGVHFVGTVGVGVGAEAVEYFDAPGLAIMLADLPAEAFALFSSLEALEGTPKGFEPFTALVHASGGTPDLQAKLEAASAKLTTGYQFGGLSSARNKALCIADEVLAGGFTGVAFGPQATVFSRVTQGCQPIGPLRTVTRAQGNYLVTLDEKRALDCVLEDMEHTLDIDDAALRLELAQTLAGIVATGEDASAKPGQFGANTEVRHIVGVGRKGGLLMIAEQIKDGMRLAFCKRNAEAAKHDLLRIVAEVRAQAEAAGGMRGALYISCSGRGGPHFGEPNAEFRMVHEALGGETPLIGFFAGGEIARHHLYGYTGVLTVFAGA from the coding sequence ATGAGCAAGTTCATTTACGCCCATGCCGGCGACGCCGACTGGAAGAGCGCCTTGGCCTCCTGCCTGGAGCAGATCGAACGACAACGGGCCGACGCGCCCGCGCCCAATCTCGGCTGGTGCTATCTCACCGACTATTTCACCCAGGCGGCGAGCGACATTTTGGCGGCGCTGCGCGCGCGCCTGCCCGGCGTCCATTTCGTGGGGACGGTGGGGGTCGGCGTCGGCGCCGAGGCGGTCGAATATTTCGACGCGCCGGGCCTCGCGATCATGCTGGCCGATCTTCCCGCCGAGGCTTTTGCGCTGTTCTCCTCGCTCGAGGCGCTGGAGGGGACGCCCAAGGGCTTCGAGCCCTTCACCGCGCTGGTCCACGCCAGCGGCGGCACGCCCGATCTGCAAGCCAAGCTGGAAGCCGCGAGCGCCAAGCTCACCACCGGCTATCAGTTCGGCGGCCTCTCCTCGGCGCGCAACAAGGCGCTGTGCATCGCGGATGAGGTGCTGGCCGGCGGCTTCACCGGCGTCGCCTTCGGGCCGCAGGCGACCGTGTTCTCGCGCGTGACGCAAGGCTGCCAGCCGATCGGCCCGCTGCGGACCGTCACCCGCGCGCAGGGCAATTACCTCGTGACCTTGGACGAGAAGCGCGCGCTCGACTGCGTGCTCGAGGATATGGAGCATACGCTCGACATAGACGACGCCGCGCTACGCCTCGAGCTGGCGCAGACTCTGGCCGGAATCGTCGCCACTGGCGAGGACGCCTCCGCCAAGCCCGGCCAGTTCGGCGCCAATACGGAAGTGCGGCACATTGTCGGCGTCGGCCGCAAGGGCGGGCTGCTGATGATCGCCGAGCAGATAAAGGACGGCATGCGGCTCGCCTTCTGCAAGCGCAACGCCGAGGCGGCCAAGCATGATCTGCTGCGCATCGTCGCGGAGGTGCGCGCCCAGGCGGAGGCCGCCGGCGGCATGAGAGGCGCGCTCTATATCAGCTGCTCGGGGCGCGGCGGCCCGCATTTCGGCGAGCCCAACGCGGAATTCCGCATGGTTCACGAGGCGCTGGGCGGCGAGACGCCCTTGATCGGCTTTTTCGCCGGCGGCGAGATCGCCCGCCATCATCTCTACGGCTATACTGGCGTGCTGACGGTTTTCGCCGGCGCCTGA
- a CDS encoding adenylate/guanylate cyclase domain-containing protein has product MSLWSVNFDLERRTRLATGLTLFIYAACHFISHATGLFFLDNLQAIGHGVILAPWRSSFGVALLLFCFTFHMSLGLFALYRRRHLRMPAIEAWQLGLGLTIPLLLAPHVTDTRVAVLAFGLEDSYFRILYHFWISDPTFGLPRQFLLMVLIWSHGCIGIHMWLRYRDWYRRRAILFLLLALALPVLAIAGLLNSGWELILRAYMDEAVMEAHGPPAKGSPHAHVPAMLASIILCLQISYLALLAVVLLLRALRNMRERMFDTVRIDYRDGRSVRAPFGFSVLEASRFKGIPHASVCGGRARCSTCRIRVLYGASELPPPGPAERATLAQIGAPEGVRLACQTRPSCDIGVYPMLPADSPLDGLCVLLDQGRELFVTAMFVDLRDSTKLAANRLPYDAIYIVDSYIRATTNAILAEGGHVTSVAGDGVMSLFRLDGDADEGARAALRAASGVWRAIRRVSRDFAHDLEAPLAFGVGLHSGLAIVGAVGPTDRQSLQFLGDTGNIAARLESLTKEMDCVALVSSQTCDAAGLRPPRAIVEAPIRGRDDALPAFPFKKLGDFERWVAGGEQAVV; this is encoded by the coding sequence ATGTCGCTTTGGAGTGTCAACTTCGATTTGGAGCGCCGCACGCGCCTCGCCACGGGGCTCACGCTCTTCATCTATGCGGCCTGCCATTTCATCTCGCATGCGACCGGGCTGTTCTTCCTCGACAATCTCCAGGCTATCGGGCACGGCGTCATTCTCGCGCCCTGGCGCAGCAGCTTCGGCGTCGCTCTGCTGCTCTTCTGCTTCACCTTTCACATGTCGCTCGGCCTTTTCGCGCTCTATCGTCGGCGGCATTTGCGCATGCCGGCGATAGAGGCCTGGCAGCTCGGCCTCGGCCTCACCATTCCGCTGCTGCTCGCGCCGCATGTCACCGACACGCGCGTCGCCGTGCTCGCCTTCGGCTTGGAAGATTCCTATTTTCGCATTCTCTATCATTTCTGGATCAGCGATCCGACCTTCGGCCTGCCGCGGCAATTTCTGCTGATGGTCCTCATCTGGTCGCATGGCTGCATCGGCATTCACATGTGGCTGCGCTATCGCGATTGGTATCGCCGCCGCGCGATTCTGTTTCTTCTTCTCGCGCTCGCTCTACCTGTTCTCGCCATAGCGGGCCTGCTCAACTCCGGCTGGGAGCTGATCTTGCGCGCCTATATGGACGAGGCGGTGATGGAGGCGCATGGCCCGCCGGCGAAAGGATCGCCGCATGCGCATGTGCCGGCAATGCTCGCGTCGATCATCCTCTGTCTGCAGATTTCCTATCTCGCGCTGCTCGCCGTCGTGCTGTTGCTGCGCGCCTTGCGCAACATGCGCGAGCGCATGTTCGACACGGTGCGCATAGACTATCGCGACGGCCGCAGCGTTCGTGCGCCTTTCGGCTTTTCCGTGCTCGAGGCCAGCCGCTTCAAAGGCATTCCGCACGCCTCCGTCTGCGGCGGACGCGCGCGCTGCTCCACCTGCCGCATTCGCGTGCTCTATGGCGCGTCGGAGCTGCCGCCGCCCGGCCCGGCGGAGCGCGCCACATTGGCGCAGATCGGCGCGCCGGAGGGCGTGCGCCTCGCCTGCCAGACGCGGCCGAGCTGCGATATCGGCGTCTATCCCATGCTGCCGGCCGACAGCCCGCTCGACGGCCTCTGCGTTCTTCTCGACCAGGGCCGCGAGCTCTTCGTGACGGCCATGTTCGTCGATCTGCGCGACTCGACGAAGCTCGCCGCCAACCGCCTGCCCTATGACGCGATCTATATCGTCGACTCCTACATTCGCGCGACGACCAATGCGATCTTGGCGGAGGGCGGCCATGTGACGAGCGTCGCCGGCGACGGCGTCATGAGCCTGTTTCGGCTGGACGGCGACGCCGACGAGGGCGCCCGCGCGGCGCTGCGCGCGGCAAGCGGGGTATGGCGCGCCATTCGCCGCGTCAGCCGCGATTTCGCGCATGATCTCGAAGCGCCGCTCGCCTTCGGCGTCGGCCTGCACAGCGGGCTCGCCATCGTCGGCGCCGTCGGCCCGACGGACCGGCAGTCGCTGCAGTTTCTGGGCGACACCGGCAATATCGCCGCGCGGCTCGAATCGCTGACGAAGGAGATGGACTGCGTCGCGCTCGTCTCGTCGCAGACCTGCGACGCCGCGGGGCTGCGGCCGCCGCGTGCTATCGTCGAGGCCCCGATCCGCGGCCGCGACGACGCGCTCCCCGCCTTTCCGTTCAAGAAGCTCGGCGATTTCGAGCGCTGGGTCGCCGGCGGCGAGCAGGCGGTCGTCTGA
- a CDS encoding Crp/Fnr family transcriptional regulator, with the protein MIRKSQTLARVSLFRSLSKEEIAQLDARCVWRRAQEKECILNYKDDTADIYFVAYGDVRVSIQSVAGKDLMLRVIKEGEFFGELSALDGKPRSAAIHAITDTVIARMSPAIFREVIHRYPNVCDQVLETLTGEVRRLTTRVNEFTNLDVRGRIHAELLRLARSDSGGENRGVISPVPTHAEIAARVSTHREAVTRELNRLERAGLLERRRGAFVLLDLAELSASVEAAR; encoded by the coding sequence ATGATACGAAAAAGCCAGACGCTTGCACGCGTTAGTTTGTTCCGCTCGCTTTCCAAGGAGGAGATCGCCCAGCTCGACGCACGATGCGTGTGGCGCCGCGCCCAGGAAAAGGAATGCATCCTCAATTATAAGGACGACACCGCGGATATCTACTTCGTCGCCTATGGCGATGTGCGCGTGTCGATCCAGAGCGTCGCCGGCAAGGATCTGATGCTGCGCGTCATCAAGGAGGGCGAGTTTTTCGGCGAGCTCTCCGCGCTCGACGGCAAGCCGCGCTCTGCGGCGATCCATGCGATAACCGACACGGTGATCGCGCGTATGAGCCCTGCGATCTTCCGCGAGGTGATTCATCGCTATCCCAATGTCTGCGATCAAGTGCTCGAGACGCTGACCGGCGAGGTGCGCCGCCTCACCACGCGGGTCAATGAATTCACCAATCTCGACGTGCGCGGGCGCATTCACGCGGAATTGCTGCGGCTGGCGCGCAGCGACAGCGGCGGCGAGAATCGCGGCGTGATCTCGCCCGTTCCCACCCATGCGGAGATCGCCGCCCGCGTCAGCACGCATCGCGAGGCGGTCACGCGCGAGCTGAACCGGCTCGAGCGGGCGGGACTGCTGGAGCGCCGCCGCGGCGCCTTCGTGCTGCTCGATCTCGCCGAGCTCTCGGCCTCCGTCGAGGCGGCGCGGTAG
- a CDS encoding aldo/keto reductase, with the protein MSAEPRGEDPSRIVSASGVSMPRIIYGTAWKKERTAALVEEALRTGFRGIDTACQPKHYNEPGVGEGLAAALSAGLARADIYLQTKFTPFGGQDPENIPYDAAAPIGEQVRQSFEASLRNLRVDRLDGLVLHSPYPDDKDTLEAWRAMESLAAQGGVRQLGVSNCYEPARLKMLWKKARVKPAVIQNRFYAKTGYDREIRAFCAKHKIFYQSFWTLTANPETLEKPELVALAEKYGRGRAQIFFRFLTQQGVLCLTGTTSQEHMRDDLAIFDFSLTAKECASLDALLTSAPA; encoded by the coding sequence ATGAGCGCCGAGCCGCGCGGCGAGGATCCGAGCCGGATCGTCTCCGCCTCCGGGGTTTCCATGCCCCGCATCATCTATGGCACGGCCTGGAAAAAGGAGCGCACCGCCGCGCTGGTGGAAGAGGCGCTGCGGACCGGCTTTCGCGGGATCGACACCGCCTGCCAGCCCAAGCATTACAATGAGCCGGGCGTCGGCGAAGGTCTGGCGGCGGCGCTCAGCGCCGGGCTCGCCCGCGCGGATATTTATCTGCAGACCAAATTCACGCCCTTCGGCGGGCAGGACCCGGAAAACATCCCCTATGACGCCGCCGCTCCGATCGGCGAGCAGGTGCGGCAGTCCTTCGAGGCGTCGCTGCGCAATCTGCGCGTGGACCGTCTCGACGGATTGGTGCTGCACTCCCCCTACCCGGACGACAAGGACACTCTCGAGGCCTGGCGCGCGATGGAGAGCCTGGCGGCGCAGGGCGGCGTGCGCCAATTGGGCGTCAGCAATTGCTACGAGCCGGCGCGGCTGAAGATGTTGTGGAAGAAGGCGCGGGTGAAGCCCGCCGTGATTCAGAACCGCTTCTACGCCAAGACCGGCTATGACCGCGAGATTCGCGCTTTCTGCGCAAAGCACAAAATTTTCTACCAGAGCTTTTGGACGCTCACCGCCAATCCCGAAACGCTGGAGAAGCCGGAGCTCGTCGCTCTCGCCGAAAAATATGGGCGCGGCCGGGCGCAGATTTTCTTCCGCTTCCTGACGCAGCAAGGCGTTCTGTGCCTCACCGGCACGACGTCGCAGGAGCATATGCGCGACGATCTGGCGATATTCGACTTTTCCCTGACCGCGAAGGAATGCGCGAGCCTGGACGCTCTGCTGACCAGCGCGCCCGCCTGA